The DNA sequence TGCCGAGTTTGGTGACCACCGGGAGCAGTATGGGGGTGCACAACAGCATGGCACTGACGTCGTCCATTATCATACCTATTATTATCATAAATAGGTTTATCATTAGCATTATAACGTATTTATTGCTCGATATTGAAGTCAGGAGGTCTATTATCATGGAAGGCAGTCTCTCCTGGACGTAGATACGGCTCAGCATCATTATGCAGAACATCATGAGCATGACGACGCCGGTGGTGGTGGCGGTCTCTATGACTACCTCCAGGAAGTTATCCTTGTTGAGCCCTTTATAGATCAGGAATCCTACAGGCACGGAGTATAGTACCGCGACCGCTGCAGCCTCTGTCGGAGTCATTATCCCTCCGTATATGCCTCCTAAAACTATCACCGGCATTATGAGGGCAGGAAGGGCCTTGCCAGAACGGTCCCACAGTATCTTTCTTTTTTCGGTTCCTGTTATGGGAGGGGAGACATGGACATTGGGGTCGTCCTTGAGTAATACCAGGTTTATGATCGATAGCAGAACCATGAGGAGAAGTCCCGGGCCGACGGTAGCTAGAAAACAGGCCAGAACCGACTGCTGTCCTACCCAGGCGTAGAGTATCATTTGAGAACTGGGTGGTATCAAAAGCCCTAGAGGGGCAGCGCACGATACCAGGGCGGCACTG is a window from the Dethiosulfovibrio russensis genome containing:
- a CDS encoding TRAP transporter large permease, with the protein product MAITIALILIIVTLLLGLPVPFCFMLSTLFMVVSHSYDPSFLLPYSFSQMSSLVLLAIPLFIMVGGLMDRGGIGSSLVKLVEVFVGRIKGGLGVVAVVSCAVFGSISGSCAATLSCIGSIMFPRLRENGYPMGHSAALVSCAAPLGLLIPPSSQMILYAWVGQQSVLACFLATVGPGLLLMVLLSIINLVLLKDDPNVHVSPPITGTEKRKILWDRSGKALPALIMPVIVLGGIYGGIMTPTEAAAVAVLYSVPVGFLIYKGLNKDNFLEVVIETATTTGVVMLMMFCIMMLSRIYVQERLPSMIIDLLTSISSNKYVIMLMINLFMIIIGMIMDDVSAMLLCTPILLPVVTKLGISPIHFAAIIGVNLGLGNVTPPTAPTLYFGGRIANTPVSQMLRPAMIFILFAWLPTLVAVTYIPELSLWLPRLVLGGRF